Proteins found in one Hevea brasiliensis isolate MT/VB/25A 57/8 chromosome 18, ASM3005281v1, whole genome shotgun sequence genomic segment:
- the LOC110670105 gene encoding uncharacterized protein LOC110670105 has protein sequence MMAATIPTHFNPKSYLQHPPRSTHIEVTTTVRPITRKHSVASYSTTHFHNTSNNANFKLKSYSFRRVLARVCSDGGATPQQDRKIEERNHSSSSSSFGDSYVALFVRMLGLDNDPLDREQAIVALWKYSLGGKKYIDNIMQFQGCINLTINLLNSETNSTLEAAAGLLRSISSINLYRDVVAESGAIEEITGLLSQPCLTSEVKEQSICTLWNLSVDENFRVKIANNDILPLLIKSLEDEDIKVKEAAGGVLANLALTHSNHSSMVEAGVIPKLAEFLKADIEDEYKVIRKEARNALVELAKNEYYRILVIEEGLVPVPLIGAAAYRSFTPALHSWPSLPDGTMIERTSRGPSRFGASELLLGLNFDGKDANMEQAKVKAIIGRSKQQFLARSGAIEVEDAKSSQNEISTNCQFTLLPWMDGVARLVLILELEDELALSRAANSIADASINEHMRNSFKEAGAIKHLVRLLDHKSNAIRLAVIGALERLSASNGVCQTIEAEGVMSSLINILKNSETSEIMMEKALNLLDRILDPSNEMKSMFYNGPVNGSKRESDSAIDMDASTGLTTKNDEMPMSIINTRQDVLDAFIIVRLVEMLKHSSSNLKRKAASILEFLAIIDGSMDMIISANIESGLDAVFQQKVLSEIDFDIENQQPEVYALQVEEAGLAVSAASRLLTKLLDSDQFCCTINSTHFTKLLRKILKSNIPFHYKDWVAACLVKLSSTNGPSLEFDNPINTEVTLYETIPRLIEQIKSTLSPEVQEAAVVELNRIISEGVVDATRAVSSAGGIFPLVELIEGGSERAIEAAMSVLYNLSMDSENHSAIIAAGAVSALRKIILSQRPQWKRALHLLRALPT, from the exons ATGATGGCCGCAACGATCCCAACTCACTTCAATCCCAAGTCCTATCTCCAACACCCTCCACGAAGCACCCACATAGAAGTTACTACAACAGTTAGACCCATAACAAGAAAACATTCAGTCGCTTCTTATAGTACTACCCATTTTCATAATACTAGCAACAATGCTAATTTCAAGCTCAAATCATACTCTTTCCGTCGAGTGCTTGCAAGGGTCTGCAGTGATGGTGGTGCCACTCCACAACAAGATAGA AAAATTGAGGAAAGAAACCATAGCTCATCTTCATCTAGTTTTGGCGACAGTTATGTGGCCTTGTTTGTTCGGATGCTTGGGTTAGACAATGATCCACTTGATAGAGAACAGGCAATAGTGGCGCTATGGAAATATTCGCTGGGAGGAAAGAAGTACATTGATAACATCATGCAGTTTCAGGGATGCATCAATCTCACCATAAATCTTCTCAATTCAGAGACCAATTCTACACTTGAAGCAGCTGCTGGCCTTCTACGATCAATATCTTCAATTAATCTATACAGAGATGTGGTAGCAGAATCTGGAGCAATAGAAGAGATAACTGGTTTGCTAAGTCAACCTTGCTTGACATCTGAG GTAAAGGAACAAAGTATATGTACTTTGTGGAACTTGTCTGTAGATGAGAATTTCAGAGTGAAGATTGCAAACAATGATATCTTGCCATTGCTCATTAAGTCCCTGGAGGATGAGGACATAAAAGTGAAGGAAGCAGCAGGAGGTGTTCTGGCAAATTTGGCATTGACTCACTCTAACCATAGCAGTATGGTTGAAGCAGGTGTTATTCCTAAGTTG GCAGAGTTCTTAAAAGCTGATATTGAAGATGAGTACAAGGTCATTAGGAAGGAAGCAAGAAATGCCCTTGTGGAACTTGCTAAGAATGAATATTATAGAATCCTTGTCATAGAGGAAGGTCTGGTTCCTGTCCCACTGATTGGTGCTGCTGCTTATAGGTCATTTACTCCTGCATTGCATTCATGGCCTAGTTTACCTGATGGTACAATGATTGAACGTACCTCTAGGGGCCCTTCCAGGTTCGGTGCTTCTGAGTTGCTTCTTGGATTAAATTTTGATGGCAAGGATGCAAATATGGAGCAAGCAAAGGTGAAAGCAATAATTGGACGGTCTAAGCAACAATTTCTTGCACGTTCTGGGGCTATAGAAGTGGAAGATGCAAAATCATCTCAAAATGAAATATCTACTAATTGTCAATTTACACTTTTGCCTTGGATGGATGGTGTGGCTAGATTAGTTCTAATACTTGAACTTGAAGATGAGTTGGCCTTATCCAGAGCTGCAAATTCAATTGCTGATGCATCTATTAATGAACATATGAGAAATTCATTCAAGGAAGCTGGAGCAATCAAACATTTAGTTCGGCTTTTAGATCATAAGAGTAATGCTATCAGACTTGCTGTTATTGGCGCTTTGGAGAGATTGTCTGCCAG CAATGGTGTCTGCCAAACAATTGAAGCTGAAGGTGTTATGTCTTCATTGATTAACATCTTAAAGAACTCAGAGACCTCTGAAATTATGATGGAAAag GCCTTGAATTTACTAGATCGAATCTTAGACcctagcaatgaaatgaaatcaaTG TTTTATAATGGACCAGTAAATGGATCTAAAAGGGAGTCAGATTCAGCAATAGACATGGATGCTTCCACTGGATTAACTACAAAAAATGATGAAATGCCAATGTCTATAATAAATACGAG ACAAGATGTGCTGGATGCCTTCATCATAGTTCGCCTTGTTGAGATGCTGAAGCACTCGTCCTCAAATTTGAAAAGAAAAGCGGCTTCTATCCTTGAGTTTTTGGCAATTATTGATGGAAGCATGGACATGATCATCTCAGCAAATATTGAATCTGGTCTGGATGCTGTTTTCCAACAAAAAGTATTGAGTG AaatagattttgatattgaaaatCAGCAGCCAGAAGTATATGCCCTTCAAGTTGAAGAAGCCGGTCTTGCAGTATCTGCAGCATCTCGGTTACTCACAAAGCTTCTTGATTCAGATCAATTTTGTTGCACCATAAATTCCACCCATTTCACAAAATTGCTGCGTAAAATCCTGAAGTCAAACATCCCTTTTCATTACAAGGATTGGGTTGCTGCTTGCCTAGTGAAACTCAGCTCTACTAATGGTCCTAGCCTAGAATTTGATAACCCAATCAACACGGAAGTGACTCTTTACGAGACCATCCCAAGATTAATAGAGCAGATTAAATCCACTCTCTCTCCTGAAGTGCAGGAAGCTGCAGTAGTAGAACTCAACAGAATAATTTCAGAGGGGGTGGTAGATGCTACTAGAGCCGTTTCTTCTGCCGGGGGAATATTTCCATTGGTGGAGCTAATAGAAGGAGGAAGTGAGAGGGCTATTGAAGCGGCAATGTCAGTCCTCTATAATCTGAGCATGGACAGTGAAAATCATTCAGCAATTATAGCTGCTGGAGCAGTTTCAGCTCTGAGGAAGATTATTCTATCCCAGAGGCCGCAATGGAAGCGAGCATTGCATTTGCTGAGGGCTTTGCCTACATGA
- the LOC110633591 gene encoding LOW QUALITY PROTEIN: probable NAD(P)H dehydrogenase subunit CRR3, chloroplastic (The sequence of the model RefSeq protein was modified relative to this genomic sequence to represent the inferred CDS: inserted 1 base in 1 codon; deleted 1 base in 1 codon; substituted 1 base at 1 genomic stop codon), with translation MKVRLAMACLSCRCVSRQLVFASFSSNIDGSPPPHSNTTPSHNNKNKPPIPTTKSKTRTKRRQSKLQQRLTLFQIECAVGAGSNRDSEPMGSEQRDRDTIFKGLLLNSGXAFEGPVEKKLRETGEWSVDKTEGQFCSSGKRILMFFFRWVLPIYIFMFLVTSGVVKLPXSTPLLDDLLM, from the exons ATGAAAGTGAGGCTCGCCATGGCTTGCTTATCCTGCCGTTGTGTGAGCAGGCAACTGGTTTTTGCTTCTTTTTCCAGCAATATTGACGGCTCTCCACCTCCACACTCCAACACCACTCCTTCTCACAATAACAAAAACAAGCCTCCAATTCCCACTACTAAATCAAAAACCAGAACGAAACGCCGCCAATCCAAACTCCAACAGCGCCTCACCCTTTTCCAGATTGAATGTGCCGTTGGCGCCGGCAGT AATCGCGATTCTGAACCCAT GGGCTCGGAGCAGAGGGATAGGGACACTATTTTTAAGGGTCTGTTGCTGAATTCTG GTGCATTTGAGGGACCGGTGGAGAAGAAGCTACGAGAGACAGGAGAGTGGAGTGTCGATAAAACGGAGGGACAATTTTGTTCTTCTG GTAAAAGAATCTTGATGTTTTTCTTTCGGTGGGTTCTGCCAATTTACATTTTCATGTTCCTAGTGACTTCTGGAGTTGTGAAGCTACCCTAAAGCACACCCCTACTTGATGACCTGCTCATGTGA
- the LOC110670112 gene encoding uncharacterized protein LOC110670112 isoform X1: MESFESNLIKEDQQITNTHITNNADHGWQKVIYSKRQRKQKPTDSDSSAANAGKINGTAVPNDKSNVFRSLEQQSEERRRRIIESQRDAIAAVEAPVRSKHRSDDEDENEDDSDDAAPSKGNEKMEEKKVKQKKPKKPKVTLAEAAAKIDSADLAAFLADISASYEEQQEILLMRFADYFGRAFSAVSSAQFPWVKLFRENTVSKMTDIPLSHISDAVYKTSVDWINQRSIEALGSFVLWSLDSILADLASQQVGSKAAKKGVQHVSSKSQVAIFVVLAMVLRRKPDALLNVLPTLRESSKYQGQDKLPIVAWMIAQVCQGDLTVGLYSWAHSLLPIVSSKSSNPQSRDIILQLVEKILSSTKARTILVSGAVRKGERLVPPFAFEILLRVTFPASSATVKATERFKAVYPTLREVALAGSTGSKAMKQVSLQILSFAIKAAGETGNPELSKEAAGICIWCLTQNAECYKHWDKVYQENLEASIAILKKLSEEWKEVSVKLASLDPLRETIKNFRQKNEKALAKTEYAAHHAFYRDADKYCKLILGKLSHGHCCAKSLAFAVIALAVGAVFLSPNMESLDWKKLVVVVNSQFSP; the protein is encoded by the exons ATGGAGTCTTTTGAATCCAACTTGATCAAAGAAGATCAGCAAATCACCAACACTCACATCACCAATAACGCAGATCACGGCTGGCAAAAGGTCATCTACTCCAAGCGCCAGAGGAAGCAGAAGCCCACGGATTCTGACTCCTCGGCTGCGAATGCCGGAAAAATCAATGGAACTGCCGTCCCCAACGACAAGTCTAACGTCTTCCGCTCCTTGGAGCAGCAATCTGAAGAGCGCCGCCGCCGAATCATTGAGTCTCAGAGAGATGCAATTGCCGCCGTTGAGGCTCCGGTGAGATCGAAGCATCGATCTGACGATGAGGACGAAAATGAGGATGATAGCGACGATGCTGCGCCTTCCAAAGGAAATGAGAAGATGGAAGAGAAGAAGGTGAAGCAGAAGAAACCGAAAAAACCGAAGGTGACTTTGGCAGAAGCCGCCGCGAAGATTGATTCGGCGGATCTCGCCGCTTTTCTTGCTGATATATCG GCATCGTATGAGGAGCAGCAGGAGATACTGCTAATGAGGTTTGCTGATTACTTTGGGAGAGCGTTTTCTGCGGTGAGTTCGGCCCAGTTTCCATGGGTGAAGTTGTTCCGGGAGAATACAGTGTCGAAAATGACCGAT ATCCCCCTGTCTCACATTTCTGACGCTGTTTATAAAACATCAGTAGACTGGATTAACCAACGTTCCATTGAGGCACTTGGTTCCTTTGTATTGTGGTCTTTGGATAGCATTCTTGCAGACTTAGCAAGCCAGCAAGTTGGTTCAAAAGCTGCTAAAAAGGGTGTGCAACATGTATCGTCAAAATCACAG GTTGCTATCTTTGTGGTCCTAGCAATGGTTTTGCGACGAAAGCCTGATGCTTTACTTAATGTATTGCCAACATTGAGGGAAAGTTCAAAGTATCAAGGACAAGACAAGCTTCCTATCGTTGCATGGATGATAGCCCAG GTCTGTCAAGGAGATTTGACTGTAGGGTTGTACTCATGGGCACATAGCCTCTTGCCAATAGTGAGCAGCAAAAGTTCTAATCCACAGTCGAGGGATATAATTTTGCAGCTAGTAGAAAA AATTTTGTCTTCCACAAAGGCTCGTACAATTTTAGTGAGTGGTGCTGTTAGAAAGGGGGAGCGCTTGGTGCCACCTTTTGCATTTGAGATACTATTGCGAGTTACCTTCCCTGCATCTTCAGCTACAGTAAAG GCTACTGAGAGGTTTAAGGCAGTATATCCCACTCTAAGAGAGGTGGCTCTGGCTGGCTCTACAGGAAGCAAAGCAATGAAACAAGTATCATTGCAGATACTAAGTTTTGCTATTAAAGCAGCAGGAGAAA CAGGCAATCCTGAGTTATCTAAGGAAGCAGCTGGCATTTGTATCTGGTGTTTGACCCAGAATGCTGAATGCTACAAGCATTGG GACAAGGTTTACCAAGAGAATCTAGAGGCTAGCATTGCCATTCTTAAAAAACTTTCTGAGGAGTGGAAGGAGGTCTCTGTGAAACTGGCTTCTCTTGACCCACTGAGGGAAACTATAAAGAATTTCAGGCAGAAG AATGAGAAAGCACTGGCAAAGACAGAATATGCTGCTCACCATGCATTCTATAGGGATGCTGACAAATACTGCAAGTTGATATTGGGAAAGTTATCCCATGGCCATTGTTGCGCAAAAAGTTTGGCTTTTGCTGTCATTGCTCTGGCTGTTGGTGCTGTCTTCCTTTCCCCGAATATGGAGTCCTTGGATTGGAAGAAACTGGTTGTAGTTGTCAACTCCCAATTCTCTCCCTGA
- the LOC110670106 gene encoding putative clathrin assembly protein At2g01600, translating to MGTLQTWRKAYGALKDSTKVGLAHVNSDYAELDVAVVKATNHVECPPKERHLRKILIATSAIRPRADVAYCIHALSRRLAKTHNWTVALKTLIVIHRLLREGDPTFREELLNFSQRGRILQLSNFKDDSSPIAWDCSAWVRTYALFLEERLECFRILKYDIEAERIPRPAQGQDKGYSRTRELVSEELLEQLPALQHLLYRLVGCRPEGAAVSNYVIQYALALVLKESFKIYCAINDGIINLVDKFFEMPRHEAFTALDVYKRAGQQAGSLSDFYEVCKGLELARNFQFPVLREPPQSFLTTMEEYIREAPRVVSVPSEPLLQLTYRPEEGPSEAEDTKVPSDEPEPMPSDDVVVSSAEIVPPTPITPPQNNMDTGDLLGLSYDAPDASAIEERNALALAIVPIEQDAAPTFNSGAAQAKDFDPTGWELALVTTPSSNISSVNERQLAGGLDSLTLNSLYDSAAYRATQQPVYGAPSLNPFEVQDPFTMSNSIAPPAAVQMAAMGQQPPNPFGPYQPTYPQPMQQQNLMMSPTNPFGDTALGTFPVNPVAHPHSNNPFGSTGLL from the exons ATGGGAACGCTTCAGACTTGGAGAAAAGCCTATGGCGCTCTCAAAGATTCCACCAAAGTCGGTCTCGCTCATGTCAACAGCGACTATgcg GAATTGGATGTCGCTGTAGTCAAAGCAACCAACCACGTCGAGTGTCCACCCAAAGAGAGGCACCTTAGAA AAATCTTGATTGCCACGTCAGCTATTCGTCCGCGTGCTGATGTTGCTTATTGTATTCATGCTCTTTCCCGCCGATTGGCCAAGACCCATAATTGGACG GTTGCATTGAAAACATTGATTGTCATCCATAGATTATTAAGAGAGGGTGATCCTACTTTCAGAGAAGAACTACTAAATTTCTCACAGAGAGGACGCATCCTACAACTTTCTAACTTCAAGGATGATTCAAGTCCTATTG CCTGGGATTGCTCTGCCTGGGTACGTACATATGCTCTATTTTTGGAGGAGCGGCTTGAATGCTTTAGAATTCTCAAGTATGACATTGAAGCTGAGCGTATTCCAAGACCTGCCCAAGGGCAAGATAAG GGCTACAGCAGAACCAGGGAATTGGTTAGTGAAGAACTGTTGGAACAGTTGCCTGCATTGCAGCATCTGCTGTATCGCCTTGTTGGTTGTCGG CCTGAAGGTGCAGCTGTTAGCAATTATGTTATACAGTATGCTTTAGCGCTG GTATTGAAAGAGAGCTTTAAAATATATTGTGCTATTAATGATGGAATTATCAATCTTGTGGATAAG TTTTTTGAGATGCCAAGGCATGAAGCTTTCACCGCCCTTGATGTCTACAAACGAGCTGGCCAGCAG GCTGGTAGTCTTTCCGATTTCTATGAAGTTTGCAAAGGATTGGAACTTGCTAGGAACTTCCAATTTCCTGTTTTGAGAGAA CCTCCGCAATCCTTTCTTACAACCATGGAAGAGTATATAAGAGAGGCACCGAGAGTTGTTTCTGTTCCAAGTGAGCCACTG CTCCAATTAACATATAGGCCAGAAGAGGGTCCTTCTGAAGCTGAAGACACCAAAGTACCCAGTGATGAACCTGAGCCAATGCCTTCAGATGATGTTGTTGTCTCCAGTGCTGAGATTGTGCCTCCCACTCCTATCACACCTCCTCAAAACAACATGGACACTGGAGATTTACTG GGATTGAGTTATGACGCACCTGATGCATCAGCCATTGAAGAAAGAAATGCGTTGGCTCTGGCTATAGTTCCAATTGAACAGG ATGCTGCGCCAACATTCAATTCTGGTGCTGCTCAAGCGAAAGATTTTGACCCTACTGGATGGGAGCTTGCCCTGGTTACCACTCCGAGCAGTAACATCTCTTCAGTTAACGAGAGGCAATTG GCCGGTGGATTGGACTCGCTCACTTTGAACAGTTTGTATGACTCAGCAGCATATAGAGCAACTCAGCAGCCTGTTTATGGAGCACCATCTCTTAATCCATTTGAGGTGCAAGATCCATTCACAATGTCAAACAGCATTGCTCCTCCTGCTGCAGTTCAGATGGCGGCAATGGGTCAACAGCCTCCCAATCCCTTTGGTCCGTACCAACCAACTTACCCACAGCCAATGCAGCAGCAAAATTTGATGATGAGCCCTACAAATCCTTTTGGTGATACAGCGTTGGGGACATTTCCTGTGAATCCTGTTGCTCATCCTCATTCTAACAATCCTTTCGGAAGCACAGGCCTTTTATAA
- the LOC110670107 gene encoding NAD(P)H-quinone oxidoreductase subunit L, chloroplastic isoform X1, giving the protein MSCSFSLQIPKALPSPSPQCKKSPLHITSRYKPALSAKLDKQKVTSIWRKPEHYNDVKKFSMAIQLGALFATVEQPAFAVTGVNNEEDLTWVLIQLAIVAFWYFLIMPPIIMNWLRVRWYRRKLFEMYLQFMFVFIFFPGILLWAPFLNFRKFPRDPSLKYPWSTPENPSQVKNAFSKYPYATPEDYD; this is encoded by the exons ATGAGCTGCTCTTTCAGCTTGCAAATCCCCAAGGCTTTGCCTTCTCCCTCTCCTCAGTGCAAAAAATCCCCTCTCCACATTACATCCAGATACAAACCAGCCCTCTCTGCCAAGCTTGATAAG CAGAAAGTTACAAGCATATGGAGAAAGCCTGAACACTATAATGATGTGAAGAAGTTCAGCATGGCAATTCAACTTGGTGCACTTTTTGCCACT GTTGAGCAACCAGCATTTGCAGTTACTGGAGTGAATAATGAGGAGGATTTGACATGGGTTTTGATACAATTGGCAATAGTTGCTTTCTGGTATTTCCTTATTATGCCA CCTATTATCATGAATTGGCTTAGGGTAAGATGGTACAGGAGAAAGCTTTTTGAGATGTACTTACAGTTCATGTTTGTCTTCATTTTCTTCCCAGG GATACTACTTTGGGCACCATTTCTGAACTTCAGGAAATTTCCAAGGGATCCATCCTTGAAGTACCCATGGTCTACGCCTGAAAATCCTTCACAAGTCAAAAATGCATTTAGCAAGTACCCTTATGCTACTCCTGAAGATTATGACTGA
- the LOC110670112 gene encoding uncharacterized protein LOC110670112 isoform X2 produces the protein MESFESNLIKEDQQITNTHITNNADHGWQKVIYSKRQRKQKPTDSDSSAANAGKINGTAVPNDKSNVFRSLEQQSEERRRRIIESQRDAIAAVEAPVRSKHRSDDEDENEDDSDDAAPSKGNEKMEEKKVKQKKPKKPKVTLAEAAAKIDSADLAAFLADISASYEEQQEILLMRFADYFGRAFSAVSSAQFPWVKLFRENTVSKMTDIPLSHISDAVYKTSVDWINQRSIEALGSFVLWSLDSILADLASQQVGSKAAKKGVQHVSSKSQVAIFVVLAMVLRRKPDALLNVLPTLRESSKYQGQDKLPIVAWMIAQVCQGDLTVGLYSWAHSLLPIVSSKSSNPQSRDIILQLVEKILSSTKARTILVSGAVRKGERLVPPFAFEILLRVTFPASSATVKATERFKAVYPTLREVALAGSTGSKAMKQVSLQILSFAIKAAGESNPELSKEAAGICIWCLTQNAECYKHWDKVYQENLEASIAILKKLSEEWKEVSVKLASLDPLRETIKNFRQKNEKALAKTEYAAHHAFYRDADKYCKLILGKLSHGHCCAKSLAFAVIALAVGAVFLSPNMESLDWKKLVVVVNSQFSP, from the exons ATGGAGTCTTTTGAATCCAACTTGATCAAAGAAGATCAGCAAATCACCAACACTCACATCACCAATAACGCAGATCACGGCTGGCAAAAGGTCATCTACTCCAAGCGCCAGAGGAAGCAGAAGCCCACGGATTCTGACTCCTCGGCTGCGAATGCCGGAAAAATCAATGGAACTGCCGTCCCCAACGACAAGTCTAACGTCTTCCGCTCCTTGGAGCAGCAATCTGAAGAGCGCCGCCGCCGAATCATTGAGTCTCAGAGAGATGCAATTGCCGCCGTTGAGGCTCCGGTGAGATCGAAGCATCGATCTGACGATGAGGACGAAAATGAGGATGATAGCGACGATGCTGCGCCTTCCAAAGGAAATGAGAAGATGGAAGAGAAGAAGGTGAAGCAGAAGAAACCGAAAAAACCGAAGGTGACTTTGGCAGAAGCCGCCGCGAAGATTGATTCGGCGGATCTCGCCGCTTTTCTTGCTGATATATCG GCATCGTATGAGGAGCAGCAGGAGATACTGCTAATGAGGTTTGCTGATTACTTTGGGAGAGCGTTTTCTGCGGTGAGTTCGGCCCAGTTTCCATGGGTGAAGTTGTTCCGGGAGAATACAGTGTCGAAAATGACCGAT ATCCCCCTGTCTCACATTTCTGACGCTGTTTATAAAACATCAGTAGACTGGATTAACCAACGTTCCATTGAGGCACTTGGTTCCTTTGTATTGTGGTCTTTGGATAGCATTCTTGCAGACTTAGCAAGCCAGCAAGTTGGTTCAAAAGCTGCTAAAAAGGGTGTGCAACATGTATCGTCAAAATCACAG GTTGCTATCTTTGTGGTCCTAGCAATGGTTTTGCGACGAAAGCCTGATGCTTTACTTAATGTATTGCCAACATTGAGGGAAAGTTCAAAGTATCAAGGACAAGACAAGCTTCCTATCGTTGCATGGATGATAGCCCAG GTCTGTCAAGGAGATTTGACTGTAGGGTTGTACTCATGGGCACATAGCCTCTTGCCAATAGTGAGCAGCAAAAGTTCTAATCCACAGTCGAGGGATATAATTTTGCAGCTAGTAGAAAA AATTTTGTCTTCCACAAAGGCTCGTACAATTTTAGTGAGTGGTGCTGTTAGAAAGGGGGAGCGCTTGGTGCCACCTTTTGCATTTGAGATACTATTGCGAGTTACCTTCCCTGCATCTTCAGCTACAGTAAAG GCTACTGAGAGGTTTAAGGCAGTATATCCCACTCTAAGAGAGGTGGCTCTGGCTGGCTCTACAGGAAGCAAAGCAATGAAACAAGTATCATTGCAGATACTAAGTTTTGCTATTAAAGCAGCAGGAGAAA GCAATCCTGAGTTATCTAAGGAAGCAGCTGGCATTTGTATCTGGTGTTTGACCCAGAATGCTGAATGCTACAAGCATTGG GACAAGGTTTACCAAGAGAATCTAGAGGCTAGCATTGCCATTCTTAAAAAACTTTCTGAGGAGTGGAAGGAGGTCTCTGTGAAACTGGCTTCTCTTGACCCACTGAGGGAAACTATAAAGAATTTCAGGCAGAAG AATGAGAAAGCACTGGCAAAGACAGAATATGCTGCTCACCATGCATTCTATAGGGATGCTGACAAATACTGCAAGTTGATATTGGGAAAGTTATCCCATGGCCATTGTTGCGCAAAAAGTTTGGCTTTTGCTGTCATTGCTCTGGCTGTTGGTGCTGTCTTCCTTTCCCCGAATATGGAGTCCTTGGATTGGAAGAAACTGGTTGTAGTTGTCAACTCCCAATTCTCTCCCTGA
- the LOC110670107 gene encoding NAD(P)H-quinone oxidoreductase subunit L, chloroplastic isoform X2 has product MSCSFSLQIPKALPSPSPQCKKSPLHITSRYKPALSAKLDKKVTSIWRKPEHYNDVKKFSMAIQLGALFATVEQPAFAVTGVNNEEDLTWVLIQLAIVAFWYFLIMPPIIMNWLRVRWYRRKLFEMYLQFMFVFIFFPGILLWAPFLNFRKFPRDPSLKYPWSTPENPSQVKNAFSKYPYATPEDYD; this is encoded by the exons ATGAGCTGCTCTTTCAGCTTGCAAATCCCCAAGGCTTTGCCTTCTCCCTCTCCTCAGTGCAAAAAATCCCCTCTCCACATTACATCCAGATACAAACCAGCCCTCTCTGCCAAGCTTGATAAG AAAGTTACAAGCATATGGAGAAAGCCTGAACACTATAATGATGTGAAGAAGTTCAGCATGGCAATTCAACTTGGTGCACTTTTTGCCACT GTTGAGCAACCAGCATTTGCAGTTACTGGAGTGAATAATGAGGAGGATTTGACATGGGTTTTGATACAATTGGCAATAGTTGCTTTCTGGTATTTCCTTATTATGCCA CCTATTATCATGAATTGGCTTAGGGTAAGATGGTACAGGAGAAAGCTTTTTGAGATGTACTTACAGTTCATGTTTGTCTTCATTTTCTTCCCAGG GATACTACTTTGGGCACCATTTCTGAACTTCAGGAAATTTCCAAGGGATCCATCCTTGAAGTACCCATGGTCTACGCCTGAAAATCCTTCACAAGTCAAAAATGCATTTAGCAAGTACCCTTATGCTACTCCTGAAGATTATGACTGA